One genomic window of Helicobacter canis includes the following:
- a CDS encoding radical SAM protein — MPQKTKKSSIDSSSNPLESIIFGPVRSRRFGLSLGVDLSPSHKQCNFDCVYCELHKAGPMDSMEVVLPPQAVIQAIKQALQVHRAIDVLSFTATGEPTLYPHLYEVITAVTPFLPQGTKSLILSNGSNLVAQKHALNAFDMVKFSLDAVVPSAFKKVDRPSKSLDIAQILHGIREFASSYKGELIAEVLLVQGHNDTQENLYAIAEFLRQIPISRVDLGSIDRPSAYAVKPLGNERLQEMAEIFSGLPLMLPSRVSSKNQDSQDDLAQNPPAKSSPRSKETLLKLIATRPIACDEAAQIFSPQELAQLQTLIAQGAVIIKQQGGNKFYTAKH, encoded by the coding sequence GTGCCGCAAAAGACAAAAAAATCAAGCATAGATTCTAGCTCCAATCCCCTAGAATCCATAATCTTTGGTCCGGTGCGATCGCGCCGCTTTGGGCTATCGCTTGGCGTGGATCTCTCACCAAGCCATAAGCAATGCAACTTTGACTGCGTGTATTGCGAGCTACACAAGGCAGGTCCTATGGACTCTATGGAAGTCGTGCTGCCACCACAAGCGGTGATACAAGCGATCAAGCAAGCGTTGCAGGTCCATAGGGCGATTGATGTGCTAAGCTTCACTGCCACAGGCGAGCCTACACTCTATCCGCATTTGTATGAAGTCATCACTGCGGTTACGCCATTTTTGCCACAAGGCACAAAATCGCTAATCCTAAGCAATGGCTCAAATCTTGTAGCCCAAAAGCACGCGTTAAATGCTTTTGATATGGTGAAGTTTTCTTTAGATGCGGTGGTGCCTAGCGCGTTTAAAAAGGTAGATCGCCCAAGCAAAAGCCTTGATATAGCGCAGATTTTGCATGGGATTAGGGAGTTTGCCTCTAGCTACAAGGGCGAACTTATCGCAGAAGTGCTGCTTGTGCAAGGGCATAATGACACGCAAGAAAATCTCTATGCTATCGCAGAATTTCTGCGCCAGATCCCTATATCTCGCGTGGATTTAGGGAGTATCGATCGCCCAAGTGCCTATGCAGTAAAGCCTCTAGGCAATGAGCGATTGCAAGAGATGGCAGAGATTTTTAGCGGTTTGCCGCTTATGCTGCCTAGCCGAGTGAGCTCCAAAAACCAAGATAGCCAAGATGATCTAGCCCAGAATCCACCTGCAAAAAGCTCACCTCGCAGCAAAGAGACATTGCTAAAGCTCATCGCCACGCGTCCTATTGCCTGCGATGAAGCTGCACAAATCTTTAGCCCGCAAGAATTAGCCCAGCTACAAACACTCATCGCTCAAGGTGCTGTTATCATCAAGCAGCAAGGGGGAAATAAATTTTATACAGCAAAGCACTAA
- a CDS encoding DNA adenine methylase, with amino-acid sequence MIYTKPPLPFMGNKRNMLKHIKQVLETMRADGEIDGESIFIDVFGGSGLVAHNIKQWYPRNQVIWNDYDNYQKRLDHIPQTESLREWIYEKVRDGEYQNALPKEIKQEILAHIHALETQGEYIDYTTLSSYLLFSGNYARDFTELSKATFYNNISVTRLSAQGYLHGVERVSLDFIELLDSYKSYKNKCLILDPPYLQTQVGNYKDHFSLGQFFSLIERVQKPYLFFGSDRSDIIEVFEYFKRYHKELEDYTFNSAYLLGGNNTDYIIYPEGRSLFRTG; translated from the coding sequence ATGATTTACACAAAGCCGCCGCTACCCTTTATGGGAAATAAGAGAAATATGCTAAAGCATATCAAGCAAGTGCTAGAGACTATGAGAGCAGATGGGGAGATCGATGGGGAGAGCATATTTATCGATGTGTTTGGCGGATCAGGGCTTGTCGCGCATAATATCAAGCAATGGTATCCGCGCAATCAAGTGATATGGAATGACTATGACAACTACCAAAAGCGGCTAGATCATATCCCACAGACAGAAAGCTTGCGCGAGTGGATCTATGAAAAAGTGCGCGATGGTGAGTATCAAAACGCTTTACCAAAGGAGATAAAGCAAGAGATTTTAGCGCATATCCACGCTCTAGAGACACAGGGCGAGTATATCGACTATACTACACTTAGCTCTTACCTGCTTTTTTCTGGGAATTATGCAAGAGATTTTACAGAGCTTAGCAAAGCCACCTTTTATAACAATATAAGTGTCACAAGGCTTAGCGCGCAGGGATACCTTCACGGCGTGGAGAGAGTATCCCTAGACTTCATAGAGCTCCTAGATAGCTATAAATCATATAAAAACAAATGCCTAATCCTAGATCCACCCTACTTGCAGACACAAGTAGGGAACTATAAAGATCACTTTAGCTTGGGGCAGTTTTTTAGCCTCATAGAGAGGGTGCAAAAGCCGTATTTGTTTTTTGGTAGTGATAGGAGCGACATCATAGAGGTGTTTGAGTATTTCAAAAGGTATCACAAAGAGCTAGAGGACTATACCTTCAATAGCGCGTATTTACTAGGGGGGAATAACACAGATTATATCATCTACCCAGAGGGCAGAAGTTTATTTCGCACAGGGTAA
- a CDS encoding LPD23 domain-containing protein, protein MLNAFSKLDKEDADKTLQTFTDTAGLWHILSNNAVEYGLKQLDLRPYLLGAMYKAATSLRTTRAANFKELNEQIKHIIDTTDSSGTNMMLEMMPNTYDNLIADLLGASLARFMRLENPSGSLYESLRNTHKGLEAQLAPRIDFFSETGFTQGKNISQADIFDFIEYMIKQGEAGSEVAQAVELLPKLREKYNAFKGKDSALLKKHRQSPTASLVLGKHSADLGDSRAVITDKVTPTLESPKNHESPTETPRILEGDTPPQKGLFDEADSSVESTPADTPKVDSSEIKELSTKTTSKLTKEQLEALPLATPQEYGEFLEKIAQKDYQNAPEILKIATLNNNLQELINNNHSAGVFITRARAGHISEARKSEYGQALTLEEQKQIPEVIAQAKEAYTDDKSGFIIPFADKNNGEKINLIILDSDNKGNFLITAKKVNSAELSNPKYKKLARTGVEPATTTPPKAEQKPTEAISPASDEIIPQMPKDNSDPVKTFEYFKDDFIKEYPKALEFYEGHIPMASSLSYKVELSVRNEIEATKKAMNNTAKDKFEKLLKNIGLKQNEIAQVLDTTIRSDIDYTLWVVKDYLDYVARNLNNFPQEQKPIAQEILAHSQEILNMFENKTPQIEQLQKKRILISRFHDNARMSGTKEQDLLKGLITELYKPQSKQAQEALESTPKAKEPTQKGLFDEVDSSATPQKVDSSGESTQPSPKSEPAQPSSPSDPHSVIASRDSGAAIHKEPTQTPKETPQAKEPTQKGKTDFNMEVLESWSKNNEYLRDILDFIKANPLAQKIDSQLTEKWGYDSDVPPLVVFDSALLLKDKEAFLQTKDPLTPKKMQRFREKAERHFAVAQKYGLDLDGFYDFAREWRKVVKNYHIYGHTNKKKIQPRLDSSTTAKDTTTPQEMPKVDSSASSFTYTTGEAKGIAELRKDLKQALEPYKSTPITNKETGLQGVVTTDEINKIASKKAVDKSVANGFSRDEHFTAAQDLKNLFENSKLKESHADNKHRENIAQVHRFIKDLHINDKQAQAKITLFEKIEGKNRIYTLELESLNKPDPFSASVPSTESAAKAQSVATARPETTTIAKTDGESIAQDLQETPKTDSNALLKSAMKKFAYDEKKAKDLLEWHKDSSPLTKDENGLPKVFYHGTKWKEIGNKIFEVFDTKYSNQVDKFLQGHYFSSSKKIARTYNANIYEVFLNAKNPLVIDFKGHTFNDYIDDAIDSIPKHIQENIRDFHDSIIFKNIIDDSTQNGKKHPVADTIMVLDSNQIKHIENRGVESESGRKYFNNSSPNIFHSNPHLGAGLLGGSVSGIEQDENGQWRFSPEKFALGLLGGVAGSKAVAKGLEWRAKKVAKSYPNIAKDNPQLMQEIAKRDLHTYATTSTHNALTRFLHNNKLFDINPQLFAGEKALANEAYAPHKARLERAKELEAKGAKEIEIWEQTGWYKDKDQRWKFEISQRGGELDIPKLEKAQQVELGEILQDKELFNAYPQLKTLVIKNDKTLEAFGLYMPEYNGKSKHLSINLGEIATTHHTPKEVLYHELQHAIQDIEGFAYGRNYYRQAKEYFDLHGEVEARNVQARLMQDDALARAEKNLLQTRQELEKTKKEYDNILAEYKKVFDNPITAEKLANDRIHSLQEHIYKQEQNIHNLKTLGEKGFLQAHPHKTMDTSIYDTNAEATMMGEALSKKLGDKAGDTLKSTPKAQGQKVEIAIPKEKDFKTLRLESEAYLNSLKDIAITNKETGIQATIARKGTKEIISNVKKSIANGFSFNEHFAVANNLKEVFENAIFAKKLSDTKHNDPRVSIYRFNSAITLNGKEANALITLKEYLENGKRLYALELEELSKAKFIP, encoded by the coding sequence ATGCTAAATGCCTTTAGCAAACTTGATAAAGAAGATGCGGATAAGACACTGCAGACCTTTACAGATACCGCGGGACTTTGGCATATCCTAAGCAACAACGCCGTAGAGTATGGGCTAAAGCAGCTAGACTTACGACCCTACTTGCTAGGAGCTATGTATAAAGCCGCCACAAGCCTACGCACCACCCGCGCGGCAAACTTCAAAGAGCTAAATGAGCAGATCAAGCACATCATAGACACGACAGATTCTAGCGGCACAAATATGATGCTAGAGATGATGCCAAATACTTATGATAATTTGATCGCCGATTTACTAGGGGCGAGCTTGGCGCGATTTATGCGCTTAGAAAATCCTAGCGGATCACTCTATGAGTCGCTAAGAAACACCCACAAAGGCTTAGAAGCCCAGCTAGCCCCTAGGATAGACTTTTTCAGCGAGACGGGCTTCACACAGGGCAAAAATATCAGCCAAGCAGACATCTTTGACTTCATCGAGTATATGATCAAGCAGGGCGAAGCAGGCAGCGAAGTCGCCCAAGCGGTAGAGCTACTACCCAAGCTCCGCGAGAAATATAATGCTTTCAAGGGCAAGGATTCAGCTTTACTAAAGAAACATCGGCAATCGCCGACCGCTTCGCTTGTTTTGGGTAAGCATTCCGCAGATTTGGGCGATTCTAGGGCAGTCATTACCGACAAGGTAACTCCTACCCTAGAATCGCCCAAAAACCACGAAAGCCCCACCGAAACTCCTAGAATCTTAGAGGGAGACACGCCCCCACAAAAAGGGCTTTTTGATGAAGCGGATTCTAGTGTAGAATCCACACCAGCAGACACACCAAAAGTGGATTCTAGCGAGATAAAAGAATTAAGCACAAAAACCACAAGCAAACTCACTAAAGAACAACTAGAAGCCCTACCCCTAGCCACACCGCAAGAATATGGCGAGTTTTTAGAAAAAATCGCGCAAAAAGACTACCAAAACGCCCCAGAGATTCTAAAAATCGCAACACTAAATAACAACTTACAAGAGCTTATAAACAACAATCACAGCGCAGGCGTTTTTATCACACGAGCTAGGGCAGGACACATCAGCGAAGCTAGAAAAAGCGAGTATGGGCAAGCACTAACACTAGAGGAGCAAAAGCAAATCCCAGAAGTGATAGCCCAAGCAAAAGAAGCCTACACAGATGATAAAAGTGGCTTTATCATACCTTTTGCAGATAAAAATAATGGGGAAAAAATAAATCTCATCATACTTGATAGCGATAATAAAGGGAATTTTCTCATCACAGCAAAGAAAGTCAATAGCGCAGAACTTAGCAATCCAAAATACAAAAAACTAGCAAGGACAGGAGTCGAACCTGCTACCACTACTCCACCTAAAGCAGAGCAAAAGCCTACCGAAGCTATTTCACCTGCTAGCGATGAGATTATACCACAAATGCCAAAAGACAATAGCGATCCTGTAAAGACTTTTGAGTATTTTAAAGATGATTTTATAAAAGAGTATCCCAAAGCCTTAGAATTTTACGAAGGGCATATACCAATGGCAAGCTCGCTATCATACAAGGTAGAGCTATCTGTGAGAAATGAGATAGAAGCAACCAAAAAAGCGATGAACAACACCGCAAAAGATAAGTTTGAAAAGCTATTGAAAAACATAGGATTAAAGCAAAATGAGATAGCCCAAGTGCTAGATACAACGATTAGAAGTGATATTGATTACACTTTGTGGGTGGTTAAAGACTATTTAGACTATGTAGCCAGAAACCTAAATAATTTCCCCCAAGAGCAAAAACCTATAGCACAAGAGATCCTAGCCCATAGCCAAGAGATCCTAAATATGTTTGAAAACAAAACCCCCCAAATCGAGCAGCTACAAAAAAAGCGCATACTAATATCTAGATTTCACGACAATGCAAGAATGTCTGGCACTAAAGAACAGGATTTACTAAAAGGGCTTATTACTGAACTCTACAAGCCACAATCTAAACAAGCCCAAGAAGCCCTAGAATCCACCCCCAAAGCCAAAGAGCCGACACAAAAAGGGCTTTTTGATGAAGTGGATTCTAGTGCTACACCGCAAAAAGTGGATTCTAGTGGAGAATCCACGCAACCAAGCCCAAAGAGCGAGCCAGCCCAGCCGTCATCACCGAGCGACCCCCACTCTGTCATCGCGAGCCGCGATAGCGGCGCGGCGATCCACAAGGAGCCCACGCAAACCCCAAAAGAAACACCCCAAGCCAAAGAGCCCACACAAAAAGGGAAAACAGATTTTAATATGGAAGTGCTAGAGTCGTGGAGCAAAAACAATGAATACCTTAGAGATATACTTGATTTTATAAAAGCAAATCCCCTAGCTCAAAAAATCGACTCACAATTAACTGAAAAATGGGGATATGATAGCGATGTGCCACCTTTAGTAGTATTTGATAGTGCTTTATTGCTGAAAGATAAAGAAGCGTTTTTGCAGACAAAAGACCCGCTCACCCCTAAAAAAATGCAACGCTTTAGAGAAAAGGCGGAAAGACATTTTGCAGTGGCTCAAAAATATGGGCTAGATCTTGATGGATTTTATGATTTTGCTAGGGAGTGGAGAAAAGTAGTCAAAAACTATCACATTTATGGACATACTAACAAGAAAAAGATACAACCTAGACTAGATTCTAGCACCACCGCCAAAGACACCACCACGCCACAAGAAATGCCAAAAGTGGATTCTAGCGCGTCAAGCTTCACCTACACCACAGGGGAAGCAAAGGGCATAGCAGAGTTAAGAAAGGATTTGAAACAAGCCCTAGAGCCTTACAAATCCACCCCTATAACCAACAAAGAAACAGGACTGCAAGGAGTGGTAACAACCGATGAAATTAACAAAATCGCAAGCAAAAAAGCAGTGGATAAAAGCGTGGCAAATGGATTTAGCAGAGATGAGCATTTCACAGCGGCACAGGATTTGAAAAATCTCTTTGAAAATAGCAAGCTTAAAGAATCGCACGCAGACAATAAACACAGAGAAAATATCGCGCAAGTGCATAGATTTATAAAAGATCTACACATAAACGATAAGCAAGCCCAAGCAAAAATAACATTGTTTGAAAAAATAGAGGGGAAAAATAGAATCTATACTCTAGAGCTAGAGAGTTTAAATAAGCCCGACCCTTTTAGTGCCAGCGTGCCTAGCACAGAATCGGCGGCTAAAGCTCAATCGGTGGCGACCGCACGCCCTGAAACCACTACTATTGCTAAAACCGATGGGGAGAGTATAGCACAAGATTTGCAAGAAACGCCAAAAACGGATTCTAACGCCTTGCTAAAATCCGCGATGAAAAAGTTTGCCTACGATGAGAAAAAGGCAAAAGATCTGCTAGAGTGGCACAAAGACTCAAGCCCTTTGACAAAAGATGAAAACGGACTGCCGAAGGTGTTTTATCACGGCACGAAATGGAAAGAAATAGGAAATAAAATTTTTGAAGTCTTTGATACAAAATATAGTAATCAAGTGGATAAATTTTTACAAGGGCATTACTTTTCATCAAGCAAAAAAATCGCAAGAACTTATAATGCTAATATTTATGAAGTATTTTTGAATGCCAAAAATCCTTTAGTGATAGACTTTAAGGGGCATACATTTAATGATTATATAGATGATGCAATAGATAGTATCCCTAAACATATACAAGAAAATATTAGGGATTTTCACGATTCTATAATATTTAAAAATATCATAGATGATAGCACACAAAATGGCAAAAAACACCCCGTGGCAGATACGATTATGGTGCTTGATAGCAATCAAATCAAGCATATAGAAAACAGGGGCGTAGAGAGCGAGAGTGGGCGGAAGTATTTTAATAACTCTAGTCCCAATATCTTTCACAGCAATCCACACTTAGGGGCGGGACTACTAGGCGGAAGCGTGAGCGGCATAGAGCAAGATGAAAATGGGCAGTGGAGATTTAGCCCCGAGAAGTTTGCCCTAGGGCTGCTCGGCGGAGTAGCTGGGAGCAAGGCAGTGGCAAAGGGACTAGAGTGGCGAGCAAAAAAAGTAGCCAAAAGCTACCCAAACATCGCAAAAGACAATCCACAGCTAATGCAAGAAATCGCCAAAAGAGACTTGCACACCTACGCCACCACCAGCACGCACAATGCTTTAACGCGCTTTTTACACAACAATAAGCTTTTTGATATAAATCCACAGCTTTTCGCAGGGGAGAAGGCTCTAGCAAATGAAGCCTACGCACCGCACAAAGCAAGGCTAGAGAGAGCCAAAGAGCTAGAAGCAAAAGGCGCAAAAGAGATAGAGATATGGGAGCAAACAGGCTGGTATAAGGACAAGGATCAAAGGTGGAAGTTTGAGATAAGCCAAAGGGGTGGGGAGCTTGATATACCCAAGCTTGAAAAAGCCCAGCAAGTAGAGCTAGGGGAGATTTTGCAAGATAAAGAGCTTTTTAACGCATATCCACAACTTAAAACCCTAGTGATAAAAAATGATAAAACACTAGAAGCCTTTGGGCTGTATATGCCAGAATATAACGGAAAGAGCAAGCACCTATCCATAAACCTAGGCGAGATCGCCACGACACACCACACCCCCAAAGAAGTGCTATACCACGAGCTACAACACGCAATCCAAGATATAGAGGGCTTTGCGTATGGGAGAAACTATTATAGACAAGCCAAAGAGTATTTTGACCTGCACGGAGAAGTGGAGGCTAGAAATGTGCAAGCAAGGCTAATGCAAGATGACGCACTTGCAAGAGCTGAAAAAAATCTTTTACAAACACGCCAAGAGCTAGAGAAAACAAAGAAAGAATATGACAACATACTTGCAGAATATAAAAAAGTATTTGACAATCCAATAACTGCAGAGAAACTAGCCAATGACAGAATCCACTCCTTGCAGGAGCATATCTACAAGCAAGAGCAAAATATACACAATTTAAAAACCCTAGGGGAAAAGGGATTTTTACAAGCACACCCCCATAAAACTATGGACACAAGCATTTATGATACAAATGCCGAAGCCACGATGATGGGCGAAGCATTAAGCAAGAAGCTAGGAGACAAAGCAGGAGATACGCTAAAATCCACGCCAAAAGCGCAAGGACAAAAAGTGGAGATAGCAATACCAAAGGAAAAGGATTTTAAGACATTAAGACTTGAGAGTGAAGCATATCTAAACAGCTTAAAAGACATAGCAATCACAAACAAAGAAACAGGAATACAAGCCACAATCGCACGAAAAGGCACAAAAGAGATAATCAGCAATGTAAAAAAGAGTATAGCAAATGGCTTTAGTTTTAACGAGCATTTTGCGGTGGCAAATAATCTAAAAGAAGTGTTTGAGAATGCAATTTTTGCTAAAAAGCTAAGTGATACTAAGCACAACGACCCTAGAGTAAGCATTTATCGTTTTAATTCTGCGATAACACTAAATGGCAAGGAAGCAAACGCACTTATAACACTCAAAGAATATTTAGAAAATGGAAAAAGGCTTTATGCTTTAGAGTTGGAAGAACTAAGCAAGGCTAAATTTATCCCATAG
- a CDS encoding RsmD family RNA methyltransferase — protein MRTSKPSSARSLKILRVIGGKWRGLKLFAPESSLDSSSMRPTRPTKSIVKESCFNTIGGDIYGACFIEGFAGSGSMGIEALSLGASVAVFCERDENALQALRTNLNLLPITTLESISLESTTNAHAKPPCACIVQGDSFSNLTDILRTCAMPSILYLDPPFCIRQNYADIYEKCANLIDSVASPYLKLIIIEHSSGYTFADVIGDFTQSKTRRFGKSALTYFTKGA, from the coding sequence ATGCGCACTAGCAAGCCAAGCTCCGCCAGATCCCTAAAAATCTTGCGCGTGATAGGGGGGAAATGGCGAGGGCTTAAGCTCTTTGCCCCAGAATCTAGCCTTGATTCTAGCTCTATGCGCCCCACTCGCCCGACAAAATCTATTGTCAAGGAATCGTGCTTTAATACCATTGGCGGGGATATTTATGGAGCTTGCTTTATCGAGGGGTTTGCCGGGAGTGGTAGTATGGGGATAGAAGCGTTGAGCTTAGGGGCTAGTGTGGCGGTGTTTTGCGAGCGTGATGAAAATGCACTGCAAGCCTTGCGGACAAATCTCAATCTCTTGCCAATTACAACCCTAGAATCCATCTCCCTAGAATCTACCACAAACGCTCACGCAAAGCCCCCTTGCGCTTGTATCGTGCAGGGCGATAGCTTTAGCAATCTTACAGATATATTGCGCACTTGTGCTATGCCTAGTATTCTCTATCTTGATCCGCCCTTTTGTATCCGCCAAAATTATGCTGATATTTATGAAAAATGTGCTAATCTTATCGACTCTGTCGCTAGCCCATATCTCAAGCTTATTATCATCGAGCATAGTAGTGGATATACATTTGCGGATGTGATTGGGGATTTTACCCAGAGTAAAACTAGGCGATTTGGTAAAAGTGCATTGACTTATTTCACAAAAGGAGCATAA
- a CDS encoding flagellar basal body-associated FliL family protein: MAEEQEGQEQQKGGSKTMLFVIIGAVLVLIIVGVVVIMLMSGDGEEEEEAQAPKQEQKQGAKKPAGSVGTDVALMNVGPILPVTAKEPLIINLSTQGRDAYLSIQLSIGLSSDKLQVEAERKLDIIKDTFIDVFSTKTPEELKTSKGMNRALEEARNRINEFLVDGQVTHIFRTNAFIQQG; the protein is encoded by the coding sequence ATGGCAGAAGAGCAAGAAGGACAAGAGCAGCAAAAAGGCGGTAGCAAAACGATGTTGTTCGTGATCATTGGGGCGGTGCTTGTCCTAATTATCGTGGGTGTTGTGGTGATTATGCTGATGAGTGGAGATGGAGAAGAGGAAGAAGAAGCGCAGGCACCCAAACAAGAGCAAAAGCAAGGTGCCAAAAAGCCAGCTGGATCGGTAGGCACTGATGTGGCATTGATGAATGTAGGACCGATTTTACCTGTTACAGCTAAAGAGCCTTTGATCATCAATCTCTCCACACAAGGGCGCGATGCATATTTGTCTATTCAGCTATCCATTGGGCTTAGTAGCGATAAATTGCAAGTAGAAGCCGAGCGCAAGCTAGATATTATCAAAGATACATTTATTGATGTGTTTTCTACCAAAACACCTGAAGAGCTTAAAACCTCTAAGGGTATGAATCGCGCACTTGAAGAGGCTAGAAATAGAATCAATGAATTTTTAGTAGATGGGCAAGTAACGCATATATTCCGCACAAATGCCTTTATCCAGCAGGGCTAG
- the acpS gene encoding holo-ACP synthase, which yields MIGIDLVKISRVERAIERYGEKFLARFLCESEREILAHKAYAPRSVAGFWAAKEACAKALGVGIGDRLRFVDMCLSYAPTNAPLLKLDSRKCAEFGVESLAVSVSHDGGFAIAVVAIKYS from the coding sequence ATGATAGGCATCGATCTTGTCAAAATCTCTCGAGTCGAGCGTGCTATCGAGCGTTATGGCGAGAAATTTTTGGCGAGATTTTTATGCGAGAGTGAGCGAGAGATTTTAGCACATAAGGCGTATGCCCCTAGGAGTGTGGCGGGATTTTGGGCGGCTAAGGAGGCGTGTGCCAAAGCACTTGGCGTGGGGATTGGCGATAGGCTTAGATTTGTCGATATGTGCTTATCTTACGCGCCTACAAATGCCCCGCTTCTAAAACTGGATTCTAGGAAATGCGCAGAATTTGGCGTAGAATCTTTGGCGGTTAGTGTGAGCCACGATGGTGGGTTTGCGATCGCTGTGGTGGCGATTAAATATAGCTAG
- a CDS encoding 3-isopropylmalate dehydratase small subunit, producing MAQERFEGKVWRFGANIDTDVIIAARYLNTSDENILARHIMEDARAGFADMVASGDIIVADENFGCGSSREHAPLALKAAGIACVIAPSFARIFYRNAFNMGLLILECDEVGGISEGDRLAVDVVKGEIINQTTSHIYHFKPIPAFMRELLQSGGLIEYAKKQL from the coding sequence ATGGCACAAGAGAGATTTGAAGGTAAGGTGTGGAGATTTGGGGCAAATATCGATACAGATGTGATTATCGCCGCGCGCTATCTTAATACAAGCGATGAAAATATCTTGGCACGCCATATTATGGAAGATGCGCGTGCGGGATTTGCAGATATGGTAGCAAGTGGGGATATTATCGTGGCAGATGAGAATTTTGGCTGTGGGAGTAGCAGGGAGCACGCCCCACTTGCGTTAAAGGCAGCTGGGATTGCTTGTGTGATTGCTCCGAGCTTTGCTAGGATTTTCTATCGCAATGCCTTTAATATGGGATTGCTCATTTTAGAATGCGATGAAGTGGGGGGTATTAGCGAGGGGGATAGGCTGGCAGTTGATGTAGTCAAAGGAGAGATTATCAATCAAACAACTAGCCACATTTATCACTTCAAGCCTATTCCGGCGTTTATGCGAGAGCTATTGCAAAGTGGCGGGCTTATCGAGTATGCCAAGAAGCAGTTATAG
- the leuB gene encoding 3-isopropylmalate dehydrogenase has product MAESIAVIKGDGIGVEVVDEALKVLRVVCERFDIACECSEYMMGGCAYDNYGDPLPKESLQGALQAKAVLFGAIGGAKWENLPKDKRPESGLLRLRKELGVFANLRPAMVFDELVEASALKPEVITGVDILIVRELISGIYFGEPRGKEKNRAYNTMAYSVQEIERIAHKAFALALSRSKKLCSVDKANVLEVSELWREVVERVAKEYPQVALSHQYVDNASMQLIRDPRQFDVMLTGNLFGDILSDEASQITGSIGLLPSASVGESHAIYEPIHGSAPDIAGQGVANPIAAILSMAMMLEISLNHTKAANAVRKAVSSVLKAGARTQDIARFGCKKLCSTQEMGDLIAQAVARSVLSEEV; this is encoded by the coding sequence ATGGCAGAATCCATAGCAGTCATCAAAGGTGATGGGATTGGCGTAGAGGTTGTCGATGAAGCATTGAAGGTCTTGCGTGTAGTGTGTGAGCGATTTGACATAGCTTGTGAGTGTAGTGAGTATATGATGGGTGGGTGTGCGTATGATAACTATGGCGATCCACTGCCCAAAGAGAGCTTGCAAGGGGCGTTGCAGGCAAAAGCGGTGCTATTTGGTGCTATAGGTGGGGCAAAGTGGGAGAATCTCCCTAAAGACAAACGCCCAGAATCTGGGCTTTTACGCTTGCGCAAGGAGCTTGGTGTCTTTGCAAATCTGCGTCCTGCTATGGTTTTTGATGAGCTGGTAGAAGCAAGTGCATTGAAGCCAGAGGTGATTACAGGTGTGGATATTTTGATCGTGCGTGAGCTTATATCTGGGATTTACTTTGGAGAGCCAAGGGGCAAGGAAAAGAATCGCGCATATAATACTATGGCATATAGTGTGCAAGAGATTGAGCGGATCGCGCATAAGGCATTTGCCCTAGCGTTATCACGCTCTAAGAAGCTTTGCTCGGTGGATAAGGCAAATGTGCTTGAAGTAAGTGAGCTTTGGCGAGAGGTGGTAGAGCGCGTGGCAAAAGAATATCCACAAGTTGCGCTAAGTCATCAATATGTCGATAATGCAAGTATGCAGCTTATCCGCGATCCTAGGCAGTTTGATGTGATGCTTACAGGCAATCTTTTTGGCGATATTTTGAGTGATGAAGCAAGCCAGATCACCGGGTCTATCGGCTTGCTGCCAAGTGCTAGTGTGGGTGAGTCCCACGCTATTTATGAGCCCATTCACGGCTCTGCGCCTGATATAGCAGGGCAGGGTGTTGCTAATCCAATTGCAGCTATCCTTAGTATGGCTATGATGCTTGAGATCTCGCTTAATCACACAAAGGCTGCAAATGCTGTGCGCAAGGCAGTTTCATCGGTGCTAAAGGCAGGTGCGCGCACGCAAGATATAGCGCGCTTTGGGTGCAAGAAGCTTTGCAGCACACAGGAGATGGGTGATCTCATCGCACAAGCCGTTGCGCGATCTGTTTTGTCGGAGGAAGTGTGA
- a CDS encoding MDM20/NAA25 family protein, translating into MAIHTSTLASIYEMQGYNEEAIVIYEELLKKDPHNQEAKLALIRLKTKKHHFSGVNQDKLALFVNAKTQSDYQKLEQWLLG; encoded by the coding sequence ATGGCGATACACACAAGCACGCTTGCTAGTATTTATGAAATGCAGGGCTATAATGAAGAAGCGATAGTGATTTATGAAGAGCTGTTGAAAAAAGATCCGCATAATCAAGAAGCAAAGCTAGCCTTAATCCGCCTAAAGACAAAAAAGCACCATTTCAGCGGGGTCAATCAAGACAAGCTCGCATTATTTGTCAATGCAAAAACACAAAGTGATTACCAAAAGCTTGAGCAATGGCTTTTGGGCTAG